One part of the Chiroxiphia lanceolata isolate bChiLan1 chromosome 14, bChiLan1.pri, whole genome shotgun sequence genome encodes these proteins:
- the LOC116793934 gene encoding diacylglycerol kinase delta-like isoform X7, with amino-acid sequence MAEKLVPGDLFLRKTRESVSSLDSDKLAPISPEVGGEESSDSEGEQEDSSHKLIRKVSTSGQMRSKKSVKEGLLLKQTSSFQRWKRRYFKLRGRTLYYAKDAKSLIFDEVDLSDASVAETSTKNINNSFTVITPFRKLILCAENRKEMEDWIGALKSVQKWEIHEATQFNMEHFSGMHNWYACSHARPTFCNVCREALPGVTSHGLSCEVCKFKAHKRCAVRATNNCKWTTLASIGTEIIEDEDGVAMPHQWLEGNLPVSARCAVCDRACGSVRRLQDWRCLWCKAIVHSACKEQFGKRCPLGQYKVSIIPPTALNSIDSDGFWKATCPSTCSSPLLAFVNSKSGDNQGVKFLRKFKQFLNPAQVFDLMNGGPHLGLRLFQKFSTFRILVCGGDGSVGWVLSEIDALGLHKQCQLGVLPLGTGNDLARVLGWGSLCDDDTQLLQILEKLERATTKMLDRWSVLTYEAPKQSPPALKEEENGDSNIQAQISHYADSVAFHLAKILESDKHSVVISSAKFLCGTVNDFVAEVGRAYKRATENKQEAELMARKCAMLNEKLDSLVRELNEEAQAIMVPEGMAQATPADAKDQEKGGSFNPSPVPRIFKSKEQLMLRANSLKKALRQIIEQAEKAVDEQNKQTQAYRGTTGASKDSSEELNKEEERLSSRRVTVTSASSSIILDRPDTFGSLQFPEDPSTLHFLEKCVMNNYFGIGLDAKISLEFNNKRDEHPKKCSSRTKNMMWYGVLGTKELLQRTYKNLEQRVQLECDGVPISLPSLQGIAVLNIPSYAGGINFWGGTKEDNNFGAPSFDDKKLEVVAVFGSIQMAVSRVINLQHHRIAQCRVVKITIRGDEGVPVQVDGEAWIQPPGVIKIQHKNRAQMLTRDRAFESTLKSWEDKQKGESYRAATRPRLSSQQSMEYLTEEESSLLQQVSRVAETLIARIHEAAKAHKAVEQELAHAVNGSSLALSEALSNKAAGTSEFLSRNAAVEVVLSIKELYAETRAFLEGKALDSPQEEEALHGPLNVLGQELQRLLDIHWLGPIAHPAEEEGAGSANKGSFKLRLNIPKPRKEKDKLQKQKANSALPEKWGSEEVAAWLEALGLGEYRDIFVRHDIQGSELILLERRDLKDLGITKVGHMKRILQAIKELSNPP; translated from the exons ATGGCCGAGAAGCTGGTGCCTGGGGACCTGTTCTTGAGGAAGACCCGTGAGTCGGTGTCCTCCCTGGACTCGGACAAGCTGGCACCCATCTCACCCGAGGTGGGCGGTGAGGAGTCGTCCGACAGCGAGGGCGAGCAGGAGGACAGTTCTCACAAGCTCATCCGGAAGGTTTCCACCTCGGGGCAGATGAGGAGCAAG AAAAGCGTGAAGGAGGGGCTGTTGCTGAAGCAGACGAGCTCCTTCCAGAGGTGGAAGAGGCGATACTTCAAGCTGCGGGGCAGGACACTCTATTATGCTAAAGATGCCAAG TCCCTCATCTTTGACGAGGTGGACCTGTCAGACGCTAGCGTGGCCGAGACCAGCACCAAGAACATCAACAACAGTTTCACG GTGATCACACCGTTCCGGAAACTCATCCTGTGCGCGGAGAACCGGAAGGAGATGGAGGACTGGATCGGCGCCCTGAAGTCTGTCCAGAAGTGGGAGATCCATGAG GCCACGCAGTTCAACATGGAGCACTTCTCGGGCATGCACAACTGGTACGCCTGCTCCCACGCCCGCCCCACCTTCTGCAACGTGTGCCGGGAAGCCCTCCCGGGGGTCACCTCCCACGGCCTCTCCTGTGAAG TCTGCAAGTTTAAGGCACACAAGCGCTGTGCTGTCAGAGCCACAAACAACTGCAAGTGGACAACGCTGGCTTCCATTGGCACTGAAATCATCGAGGATGAGGATGGG GTGGCCATGCCCCACCAGTGGCTGGAGGGGAACCTGCCTGTCAGCGCGCGCTGTGCCGTCTGCGACCGCGCCTGCGGCAGTGTCCGGAGGCTGCAGGACTGGCGGTGCCTGTGGTGCAAGGCCATC GTTCACAGTGCCTGCAAGGAGCAATTTGGCAAGAGGTGCCCCCTGGGCCAGTACAAAGTGTCCATCATCCCGCCGACTGCCTTGAACAGCATCGATTCGGATG GTTTTTGGAAAGCCACCTGCCCCTcgacctgctccagccctctcctGGCCTTTGTAAACTCCAAGAGTGGGGACAACCAGGGAGTCAAGTTTCTGCGCAAGTTCAAACAGTTCCTCAACCCGGCCCAAGTCTTTGACCTCATGAACGGGGGCCCACACCTGGG GCTGCGCCTCTTCCAAAAGTTCTCTACCTTCCGGATCCTGGTGTGTGGGGGGGATGGCAGTGTGGGCTGGGTGCTCTCTGAGATCGATGCCCTTGGCCTCCACAAGCAG TGCCAACTGGGTGTCCTACCCCTGGGGACTGGCAATGACCTGGCGcgggtgctgggctggggcagcctgTGCGATGATGAtacccagctgctgcagatcctggagaagctggaaagGGCCACCACCAAGATGCTGGACCG GTGGAGTGTGCTGACCTACGAGGCCCCCAAGcagtcccccccagccctgaaggaggaagagaatgGGGACTCCAACATCCAG GCCCAGATCTCCCATTACGCTGACTCTGTTGCCTTCCACCTGGCCAAGATCCTGGAGTCGGACAAGCACTCAGTGGTGATCTCCTCTGCAAA GTTCCTCTGTGGCACTGTCAATGACTTTGTGGCTGAAGTAGGCCGGGCTTACAAGAGGGCAACAGAGAACAAGCAGGAGGCTGAGCTAATGGCAAGAAAG TGTGCCATGCTGAACGAGAAGCTGGACTCGCTGGTGCGGGAGCTGAATGAGGAGGCTCAGGCCATCATGGTCCCCGAGGGAATGGCACAAGCCACCCCTGCTGATGCCAAGGACCAGGAGAAAGGTGGCAGCTTCAaccccagccctgtgcctcGCATCTTCAAATCCAAGGAGCAGCTCATGCTGCGGGCGAACAGCCTGAAGAAAGCCCTGCGGCAAATCATCGAGCAGGCGGAGAAAG CTGTGGATGAGCAGAACAAGCAGACCCAAGCCTATCGTGGCACCACGGGCGCCAGCAAGGACAGCTCAGAGGAGCTCaacaaggaggaggagaggctga GCTCCCGGCGGGTGACGGTGACCTCTGCATCTTCCTCCATCATCCTGGACCGGCCAGACACCTTCGGCAGCTTGCAGTTCCCCGAAGACCCCAGCACCCT CCACTTCTTGGAGAAATGCGTCATGAATAACTACTTTGGCATTGGCCTGGATGCAAAGATCTCCCTGGAGTTCAACAACAAACGGGATGAGCACCCCAAGAAGTGCAG CAGCCGCACCAAGAACATGATGTGGTACGGGGTGCTGGGCACCAAGGAGCTCCTGCAGCGCACCTACAAGAACCTGGAGCAGCGGGTGCAGCTGGAG TGTGACGGGGTGCCCATCTCGCTGCCCAGCCTGCAGGGCATCGCTGTCCTCAACATCCCCAGCTATGCTGGGGGCATCAACTTCTGGGGAGGCACCAAGGAGGACAAT AACTTTGGGGCTCCATCCTTCGATGACAAGAAGCTGGAGGTGGTGGCTGTCTTTGGCAGCATCCAGATGGCTGTGTCACGGGTCATCAACCTCCAGCACCATCGCATCGCACAG TGCCGCGTGGTGAAGATCACCATCCGGGGGGATGAGGGCGTCCCCGTGCAGGTGGATGGAGAGGCCTGGATCCAGCCACCTGGAGTCATCAAGATCCAGCACAAGAACCGAGCCCAGATGCTGACAAGGGACCGG GCATTTGAAAGCACCCTCAAGTCCTGGGAGGACAAGCAGAAAGGGGAGAGCTACCGAGCAGCCACCCGACCACggctcagctcccagcagtcCATGGAGTACCTGACGGAGGAGGAGAGCAGCCTCTTACAGCAGGTCTCGCGGGTTGCCGAGACCCTCATTGCCAG GATCCATGAGGCAGCCAAGGCGCACAAAgctgtggagcaggagctggctcACGCAGTCAACGGCAGCTCCCTGGCGCTGAGCGAAGCCCTCTCCAACAAAGCTGCCGGCACCTCAGag tTTCTCAGCAGGAATGCGGCTGTGGAGGTGGTGCTGAGCATCAAGGAGCTGTACGCTGAGACCAGGGCATTCCTGGAGGGGAAGGCG CTGGACTCACcgcaggaggaggaggcactTCACGGCCCCCTGAATGTGCtgggccaggagctgcagcgGCTGCTGGACATCCACTGGCTGGGGCCCATTGCCCACCCTGCTGAGGAG GaaggtgctggcagtgccaacAAGGGCAGCTTCAAGCTTCGCCTCAACATCCCCAAACCCAGGAAGGAGAAGGACaagctgcaaaagcagaaggCCAACAGCGCGCTCCCAG AGAAGTGGGGCTCCGAGGAGGTGGCAGCTTGGCTGGAAGCGCTCGGTTTAGGGGAGTACAGAGACATTTTTGTCCGGCATGACATCCAGGGCTCAGAGTTGAtcctgctggagaggagagaCCTGAAG gACCTTGGGATCACCAAAGTGGGCCACATGAAGAGGATCCTTCAGGCCATTAAAGAGCTCAGCAACCCACCCTAG
- the LOC116793934 gene encoding diacylglycerol kinase delta-like isoform X5: protein MRWGKGLFPRGVEIACSQRGTVEFSHLAGDISGACGIEGALTESLSMLMERASVSLSLEQAGTSCAQPGCEKSVKEGLLLKQTSSFQRWKRRYFKLRGRTLYYAKDAKSLIFDEVDLSDASVAETSTKNINNSFTVITPFRKLILCAENRKEMEDWIGALKSVQKWEIHEATQFNMEHFSGMHNWYACSHARPTFCNVCREALPGVTSHGLSCEVCKFKAHKRCAVRATNNCKWTTLASIGTEIIEDEDGVAMPHQWLEGNLPVSARCAVCDRACGSVRRLQDWRCLWCKAIVHSACKEQFGKRCPLGQYKVSIIPPTALNSIDSDGFWKATCPSTCSSPLLAFVNSKSGDNQGVKFLRKFKQFLNPAQVFDLMNGGPHLGLRLFQKFSTFRILVCGGDGSVGWVLSEIDALGLHKQCQLGVLPLGTGNDLARVLGWGSLCDDDTQLLQILEKLERATTKMLDRWSVLTYEAPKQSPPALKEEENGDSNIQAQISHYADSVAFHLAKILESDKHSVVISSAKFLCGTVNDFVAEVGRAYKRATENKQEAELMARKCAMLNEKLDSLVRELNEEAQAIMVPEGMAQATPADAKDQEKGGSFNPSPVPRIFKSKEQLMLRANSLKKALRQIIEQAEKAVDEQNKQTQAYRGTTGASKDSSEELNKEEERLSSRRVTVTSASSSIILDRPDTFGSLQFPEDPSTLHFLEKCVMNNYFGIGLDAKISLEFNNKRDEHPKKCSSRTKNMMWYGVLGTKELLQRTYKNLEQRVQLECDGVPISLPSLQGIAVLNIPSYAGGINFWGGTKEDNNFGAPSFDDKKLEVVAVFGSIQMAVSRVINLQHHRIAQCRVVKITIRGDEGVPVQVDGEAWIQPPGVIKIQHKNRAQMLTRDRAFESTLKSWEDKQKGESYRAATRPRLSSQQSMEYLTEEESSLLQQVSRVAETLIARIHEAAKAHKAVEQELAHAVNGSSLALSEALSNKAAGTSEFLSRNAAVEVVLSIKELYAETRAFLEGKALDSPQEEEALHGPLNVLGQELQRLLDIHWLGPIAHPAEEEGAGSANKGSFKLRLNIPKPRKEKDKLQKQKANSALPEKWGSEEVAAWLEALGLGEYRDIFVRHDIQGSELILLERRDLKDLGITKVGHMKRILQAIKELSNPP, encoded by the exons ATGAGGTGGGGCAAAGGGCTCTTCCCCAGGGGGGTGGAAATTGCATGCTCCCAGCGTGGCACCGTGGAGTTTTCCCACTTGGCAGGAGACATTTCAGGGGCATGCGGCATTGAGGGGGCTCTCACCGAGTCCCTCTCGATGCTCATGGAacgtgcctcagtttccctttctTTGGAGCAGGCTGGCACCAGCTGTGCCCAACCTGGCTGCGAG AAAAGCGTGAAGGAGGGGCTGTTGCTGAAGCAGACGAGCTCCTTCCAGAGGTGGAAGAGGCGATACTTCAAGCTGCGGGGCAGGACACTCTATTATGCTAAAGATGCCAAG TCCCTCATCTTTGACGAGGTGGACCTGTCAGACGCTAGCGTGGCCGAGACCAGCACCAAGAACATCAACAACAGTTTCACG GTGATCACACCGTTCCGGAAACTCATCCTGTGCGCGGAGAACCGGAAGGAGATGGAGGACTGGATCGGCGCCCTGAAGTCTGTCCAGAAGTGGGAGATCCATGAG GCCACGCAGTTCAACATGGAGCACTTCTCGGGCATGCACAACTGGTACGCCTGCTCCCACGCCCGCCCCACCTTCTGCAACGTGTGCCGGGAAGCCCTCCCGGGGGTCACCTCCCACGGCCTCTCCTGTGAAG TCTGCAAGTTTAAGGCACACAAGCGCTGTGCTGTCAGAGCCACAAACAACTGCAAGTGGACAACGCTGGCTTCCATTGGCACTGAAATCATCGAGGATGAGGATGGG GTGGCCATGCCCCACCAGTGGCTGGAGGGGAACCTGCCTGTCAGCGCGCGCTGTGCCGTCTGCGACCGCGCCTGCGGCAGTGTCCGGAGGCTGCAGGACTGGCGGTGCCTGTGGTGCAAGGCCATC GTTCACAGTGCCTGCAAGGAGCAATTTGGCAAGAGGTGCCCCCTGGGCCAGTACAAAGTGTCCATCATCCCGCCGACTGCCTTGAACAGCATCGATTCGGATG GTTTTTGGAAAGCCACCTGCCCCTcgacctgctccagccctctcctGGCCTTTGTAAACTCCAAGAGTGGGGACAACCAGGGAGTCAAGTTTCTGCGCAAGTTCAAACAGTTCCTCAACCCGGCCCAAGTCTTTGACCTCATGAACGGGGGCCCACACCTGGG GCTGCGCCTCTTCCAAAAGTTCTCTACCTTCCGGATCCTGGTGTGTGGGGGGGATGGCAGTGTGGGCTGGGTGCTCTCTGAGATCGATGCCCTTGGCCTCCACAAGCAG TGCCAACTGGGTGTCCTACCCCTGGGGACTGGCAATGACCTGGCGcgggtgctgggctggggcagcctgTGCGATGATGAtacccagctgctgcagatcctggagaagctggaaagGGCCACCACCAAGATGCTGGACCG GTGGAGTGTGCTGACCTACGAGGCCCCCAAGcagtcccccccagccctgaaggaggaagagaatgGGGACTCCAACATCCAG GCCCAGATCTCCCATTACGCTGACTCTGTTGCCTTCCACCTGGCCAAGATCCTGGAGTCGGACAAGCACTCAGTGGTGATCTCCTCTGCAAA GTTCCTCTGTGGCACTGTCAATGACTTTGTGGCTGAAGTAGGCCGGGCTTACAAGAGGGCAACAGAGAACAAGCAGGAGGCTGAGCTAATGGCAAGAAAG TGTGCCATGCTGAACGAGAAGCTGGACTCGCTGGTGCGGGAGCTGAATGAGGAGGCTCAGGCCATCATGGTCCCCGAGGGAATGGCACAAGCCACCCCTGCTGATGCCAAGGACCAGGAGAAAGGTGGCAGCTTCAaccccagccctgtgcctcGCATCTTCAAATCCAAGGAGCAGCTCATGCTGCGGGCGAACAGCCTGAAGAAAGCCCTGCGGCAAATCATCGAGCAGGCGGAGAAAG CTGTGGATGAGCAGAACAAGCAGACCCAAGCCTATCGTGGCACCACGGGCGCCAGCAAGGACAGCTCAGAGGAGCTCaacaaggaggaggagaggctga GCTCCCGGCGGGTGACGGTGACCTCTGCATCTTCCTCCATCATCCTGGACCGGCCAGACACCTTCGGCAGCTTGCAGTTCCCCGAAGACCCCAGCACCCT CCACTTCTTGGAGAAATGCGTCATGAATAACTACTTTGGCATTGGCCTGGATGCAAAGATCTCCCTGGAGTTCAACAACAAACGGGATGAGCACCCCAAGAAGTGCAG CAGCCGCACCAAGAACATGATGTGGTACGGGGTGCTGGGCACCAAGGAGCTCCTGCAGCGCACCTACAAGAACCTGGAGCAGCGGGTGCAGCTGGAG TGTGACGGGGTGCCCATCTCGCTGCCCAGCCTGCAGGGCATCGCTGTCCTCAACATCCCCAGCTATGCTGGGGGCATCAACTTCTGGGGAGGCACCAAGGAGGACAAT AACTTTGGGGCTCCATCCTTCGATGACAAGAAGCTGGAGGTGGTGGCTGTCTTTGGCAGCATCCAGATGGCTGTGTCACGGGTCATCAACCTCCAGCACCATCGCATCGCACAG TGCCGCGTGGTGAAGATCACCATCCGGGGGGATGAGGGCGTCCCCGTGCAGGTGGATGGAGAGGCCTGGATCCAGCCACCTGGAGTCATCAAGATCCAGCACAAGAACCGAGCCCAGATGCTGACAAGGGACCGG GCATTTGAAAGCACCCTCAAGTCCTGGGAGGACAAGCAGAAAGGGGAGAGCTACCGAGCAGCCACCCGACCACggctcagctcccagcagtcCATGGAGTACCTGACGGAGGAGGAGAGCAGCCTCTTACAGCAGGTCTCGCGGGTTGCCGAGACCCTCATTGCCAG GATCCATGAGGCAGCCAAGGCGCACAAAgctgtggagcaggagctggctcACGCAGTCAACGGCAGCTCCCTGGCGCTGAGCGAAGCCCTCTCCAACAAAGCTGCCGGCACCTCAGag tTTCTCAGCAGGAATGCGGCTGTGGAGGTGGTGCTGAGCATCAAGGAGCTGTACGCTGAGACCAGGGCATTCCTGGAGGGGAAGGCG CTGGACTCACcgcaggaggaggaggcactTCACGGCCCCCTGAATGTGCtgggccaggagctgcagcgGCTGCTGGACATCCACTGGCTGGGGCCCATTGCCCACCCTGCTGAGGAG GaaggtgctggcagtgccaacAAGGGCAGCTTCAAGCTTCGCCTCAACATCCCCAAACCCAGGAAGGAGAAGGACaagctgcaaaagcagaaggCCAACAGCGCGCTCCCAG AGAAGTGGGGCTCCGAGGAGGTGGCAGCTTGGCTGGAAGCGCTCGGTTTAGGGGAGTACAGAGACATTTTTGTCCGGCATGACATCCAGGGCTCAGAGTTGAtcctgctggagaggagagaCCTGAAG gACCTTGGGATCACCAAAGTGGGCCACATGAAGAGGATCCTTCAGGCCATTAAAGAGCTCAGCAACCCACCCTAG
- the LOC116793934 gene encoding diacylglycerol kinase delta-like isoform X3: MRWGKGLFPRGVEIACSQRGTVEFSHLAGDISGACGIEGALTESLSMLMERASVSLSLEQAGTSCAQPGCEKSVKEGLLLKQTSSFQRWKRRYFKLRGRTLYYAKDAKSLIFDEVDLSDASVAETSTKNINNSFTVITPFRKLILCAENRKEMEDWIGALKSVQKWEIHEATQFNMEHFSGMHNWYACSHARPTFCNVCREALPGVTSHGLSCEVCKFKAHKRCAVRATNNCKWTTLASIGTEIIEDEDGVAMPHQWLEGNLPVSARCAVCDRACGSVRRLQDWRCLWCKAIVHSACKEQFGKRCPLGQYKVSIIPPTALNSIDSDGFWKATCPSTCSSPLLAFVNSKSGDNQGVKFLRKFKQFLNPAQVFDLMNGGPHLGLRLFQKFSTFRILVCGGDGSVGWVLSEIDALGLHKQCQLGVLPLGTGNDLARVLGWGSLCDDDTQLLQILEKLERATTKMLDRWSVLTYEAPKQSPPALKEEENGDSNIQAQISHYADSVAFHLAKILESDKHSVVISSAKFLCGTVNDFVAEVGRAYKRATENKQEAELMARKCAMLNEKLDSLVRELNEEAQAIMVPEGMAQATPADAKDQEKGGSFNPSPVPRIFKSKEQLMLRANSLKKALRQIIEQAEKAVDEQNKQTQAYRGTTGASKDSSEELNKEEERLSSRRVTVTSASSSIILDRPDTFGSLQFPEDPSTLHFLEKCVMNNYFGIGLDAKISLEFNNKRDEHPKKCSSRTKNMMWYGVLGTKELLQRTYKNLEQRVQLECDGVPISLPSLQGIAVLNIPSYAGGINFWGGTKEDNNFGAPSFDDKKLEVVAVFGSIQMAVSRVINLQHHRIAQCRVVKITIRGDEGVPVQVDGEAWIQPPGVIKIQHKNRAQMLTRDRAFESTLKSWEDKQKGESYRAATRPRLSSQQSMEYLTEEESSLLQQVSRVAETLIARIHEAAKAHKAVEQELAHAVNGSSLALSEALSNKAAGTSEFLSRNAAVEVVLSIKELYAETRAFLEGKALDSPQEEEALHGPLNVLGQELQRLLDIHWLGPIAHPAEEPGFLQEGAGSANKGSFKLRLNIPKPRKEKDKLQKQKANSALPEKWGSEEVAAWLEALGLGEYRDIFVRHDIQGSELILLERRDLKDLGITKVGHMKRILQAIKELSNPP, translated from the exons ATGAGGTGGGGCAAAGGGCTCTTCCCCAGGGGGGTGGAAATTGCATGCTCCCAGCGTGGCACCGTGGAGTTTTCCCACTTGGCAGGAGACATTTCAGGGGCATGCGGCATTGAGGGGGCTCTCACCGAGTCCCTCTCGATGCTCATGGAacgtgcctcagtttccctttctTTGGAGCAGGCTGGCACCAGCTGTGCCCAACCTGGCTGCGAG AAAAGCGTGAAGGAGGGGCTGTTGCTGAAGCAGACGAGCTCCTTCCAGAGGTGGAAGAGGCGATACTTCAAGCTGCGGGGCAGGACACTCTATTATGCTAAAGATGCCAAG TCCCTCATCTTTGACGAGGTGGACCTGTCAGACGCTAGCGTGGCCGAGACCAGCACCAAGAACATCAACAACAGTTTCACG GTGATCACACCGTTCCGGAAACTCATCCTGTGCGCGGAGAACCGGAAGGAGATGGAGGACTGGATCGGCGCCCTGAAGTCTGTCCAGAAGTGGGAGATCCATGAG GCCACGCAGTTCAACATGGAGCACTTCTCGGGCATGCACAACTGGTACGCCTGCTCCCACGCCCGCCCCACCTTCTGCAACGTGTGCCGGGAAGCCCTCCCGGGGGTCACCTCCCACGGCCTCTCCTGTGAAG TCTGCAAGTTTAAGGCACACAAGCGCTGTGCTGTCAGAGCCACAAACAACTGCAAGTGGACAACGCTGGCTTCCATTGGCACTGAAATCATCGAGGATGAGGATGGG GTGGCCATGCCCCACCAGTGGCTGGAGGGGAACCTGCCTGTCAGCGCGCGCTGTGCCGTCTGCGACCGCGCCTGCGGCAGTGTCCGGAGGCTGCAGGACTGGCGGTGCCTGTGGTGCAAGGCCATC GTTCACAGTGCCTGCAAGGAGCAATTTGGCAAGAGGTGCCCCCTGGGCCAGTACAAAGTGTCCATCATCCCGCCGACTGCCTTGAACAGCATCGATTCGGATG GTTTTTGGAAAGCCACCTGCCCCTcgacctgctccagccctctcctGGCCTTTGTAAACTCCAAGAGTGGGGACAACCAGGGAGTCAAGTTTCTGCGCAAGTTCAAACAGTTCCTCAACCCGGCCCAAGTCTTTGACCTCATGAACGGGGGCCCACACCTGGG GCTGCGCCTCTTCCAAAAGTTCTCTACCTTCCGGATCCTGGTGTGTGGGGGGGATGGCAGTGTGGGCTGGGTGCTCTCTGAGATCGATGCCCTTGGCCTCCACAAGCAG TGCCAACTGGGTGTCCTACCCCTGGGGACTGGCAATGACCTGGCGcgggtgctgggctggggcagcctgTGCGATGATGAtacccagctgctgcagatcctggagaagctggaaagGGCCACCACCAAGATGCTGGACCG GTGGAGTGTGCTGACCTACGAGGCCCCCAAGcagtcccccccagccctgaaggaggaagagaatgGGGACTCCAACATCCAG GCCCAGATCTCCCATTACGCTGACTCTGTTGCCTTCCACCTGGCCAAGATCCTGGAGTCGGACAAGCACTCAGTGGTGATCTCCTCTGCAAA GTTCCTCTGTGGCACTGTCAATGACTTTGTGGCTGAAGTAGGCCGGGCTTACAAGAGGGCAACAGAGAACAAGCAGGAGGCTGAGCTAATGGCAAGAAAG TGTGCCATGCTGAACGAGAAGCTGGACTCGCTGGTGCGGGAGCTGAATGAGGAGGCTCAGGCCATCATGGTCCCCGAGGGAATGGCACAAGCCACCCCTGCTGATGCCAAGGACCAGGAGAAAGGTGGCAGCTTCAaccccagccctgtgcctcGCATCTTCAAATCCAAGGAGCAGCTCATGCTGCGGGCGAACAGCCTGAAGAAAGCCCTGCGGCAAATCATCGAGCAGGCGGAGAAAG CTGTGGATGAGCAGAACAAGCAGACCCAAGCCTATCGTGGCACCACGGGCGCCAGCAAGGACAGCTCAGAGGAGCTCaacaaggaggaggagaggctga GCTCCCGGCGGGTGACGGTGACCTCTGCATCTTCCTCCATCATCCTGGACCGGCCAGACACCTTCGGCAGCTTGCAGTTCCCCGAAGACCCCAGCACCCT CCACTTCTTGGAGAAATGCGTCATGAATAACTACTTTGGCATTGGCCTGGATGCAAAGATCTCCCTGGAGTTCAACAACAAACGGGATGAGCACCCCAAGAAGTGCAG CAGCCGCACCAAGAACATGATGTGGTACGGGGTGCTGGGCACCAAGGAGCTCCTGCAGCGCACCTACAAGAACCTGGAGCAGCGGGTGCAGCTGGAG TGTGACGGGGTGCCCATCTCGCTGCCCAGCCTGCAGGGCATCGCTGTCCTCAACATCCCCAGCTATGCTGGGGGCATCAACTTCTGGGGAGGCACCAAGGAGGACAAT AACTTTGGGGCTCCATCCTTCGATGACAAGAAGCTGGAGGTGGTGGCTGTCTTTGGCAGCATCCAGATGGCTGTGTCACGGGTCATCAACCTCCAGCACCATCGCATCGCACAG TGCCGCGTGGTGAAGATCACCATCCGGGGGGATGAGGGCGTCCCCGTGCAGGTGGATGGAGAGGCCTGGATCCAGCCACCTGGAGTCATCAAGATCCAGCACAAGAACCGAGCCCAGATGCTGACAAGGGACCGG GCATTTGAAAGCACCCTCAAGTCCTGGGAGGACAAGCAGAAAGGGGAGAGCTACCGAGCAGCCACCCGACCACggctcagctcccagcagtcCATGGAGTACCTGACGGAGGAGGAGAGCAGCCTCTTACAGCAGGTCTCGCGGGTTGCCGAGACCCTCATTGCCAG GATCCATGAGGCAGCCAAGGCGCACAAAgctgtggagcaggagctggctcACGCAGTCAACGGCAGCTCCCTGGCGCTGAGCGAAGCCCTCTCCAACAAAGCTGCCGGCACCTCAGag tTTCTCAGCAGGAATGCGGCTGTGGAGGTGGTGCTGAGCATCAAGGAGCTGTACGCTGAGACCAGGGCATTCCTGGAGGGGAAGGCG CTGGACTCACcgcaggaggaggaggcactTCACGGCCCCCTGAATGTGCtgggccaggagctgcagcgGCTGCTGGACATCCACTGGCTGGGGCCCATTGCCCACCCTGCTGAGGAG cctggcttCTTGCAGGaaggtgctggcagtgccaacAAGGGCAGCTTCAAGCTTCGCCTCAACATCCCCAAACCCAGGAAGGAGAAGGACaagctgcaaaagcagaaggCCAACAGCGCGCTCCCAG AGAAGTGGGGCTCCGAGGAGGTGGCAGCTTGGCTGGAAGCGCTCGGTTTAGGGGAGTACAGAGACATTTTTGTCCGGCATGACATCCAGGGCTCAGAGTTGAtcctgctggagaggagagaCCTGAAG gACCTTGGGATCACCAAAGTGGGCCACATGAAGAGGATCCTTCAGGCCATTAAAGAGCTCAGCAACCCACCCTAG